The DNA segment GTTTCGAGGCCGGAGAGATTCACTTGTCCTGTCCACCATGGATTCGCCATTAAAACCCTAAATAGATTGTATCTGATTATATATTCCAAAAGGGAAGCCCTATAGAAATATAAGTGATTGTTTAGAACGAGAAGATTAGCAAATTCTAATAGAGGAGATAAGATTTTCAGATCTTGATTTTAAAACACTTTTACAAAGTGTTGTGAGGAAACACAAGACAAAGAAAGGTTAAATAAAAGAACACGACAAAGAATGATGCTATAAGCAAGAAAGAGAAAAGATGTAATGTAAGCTAACTTATATAACAAGTGGATGCATATGTAGATATTAActaatataatacatatatatatatatatatattacaaaagtCTTATTACAAATAGGATTAGAATATGTATTCTAGGTTTTATTTCGATCGACATTTTTAACGTTTTTTTGGTAAGAAGATTATTTTAACTTACACTTTGACAGAGATTTTGTCATAATAATGCGTATGGCCAATTTTGTATAATCATTAAATGAACTACTTAACATTACTAGAGTTCTCatgaatataaaaaaattaaatttataaggaaaaagaaaaaacttaaaCCATAGTCCATAGAAAATCGTTAAACATATAGTTTTTAATAAGTTACCACGGTATTCTTATTCTGGCATCAATATTTGGTTGGTCAAGAATGTGATTAAATGACACAATGGACGATAATAAATTGGAGTAACAAACTATTCAGGTGATTTACACTATTTTTGTTTAatcagaataaatatttatttagccCCAAAAAAAAAGTGGAATAAAAATACAGTAATGTATTTCTCTTGGTTaagtgaaataaaaaatttattccgggctctgtttttacttttttttaatgccAGTCACACTCTaagataattttctttaaacctatcattttatataaaaaatttagttagCGTTATAATTGATGTGTGGGGTCGAGCGCCGAGGTTCAACAAATGGAGCGCACGATCGTTTTCccattacaatatttttatctCGAAAGTTGAATCATAAGGTTTTCttgaatataaaaacaaaataatataatatctaCGCTGTATTTATTGGATTAAAATGAGTAGTgttttgtttgacaaaaaaaaaatgagtagTGTTTTCTTTGAACTTCATTCTTTTTGGTAAGAAGAGAATATGAATATTTAATCAAACCACCTCGCCGAATATCTAAACAATGACATACAAGAGATTTATGATCAATTTGCTACTATTGAATAATAGGATACTgtttaaaaaaagaataataggATACTCTTgccatacatttttttttaaaaaattggataaATAAAGAGATTGAATTAAAAACTACACTGGGTGAATGTACAATATGCGTTTATATACATGGTTTATTAAATAACGATAATATgacaatttgtttttgataaaaaaaaagatcctTTCAAAATTCAAGAGGGAATAACATAGAATTTGGCATTTGCATAGCTTTtatcaaatacttttttttttgaaaaatgctTTTATCAAATACTTGAATAGaatattaagtttttgtcaTATTTATTGTAGATAATTCTATAAGAACAAGTACTTGTTCAACTCactaaaataataacaaattaaCACAGTAATTGGCAGATCATAGTATATTATAAAGCATACACGTATGcaacttatttttaattaatccgAGCAGAATAACTGAATGTTACTAGTTGTAGCCAAATTAGTAAATAGTAATGTAACTATATTTCCATGACTCATCATGGCAAAAGTAACCAATACACCTTTCTTTCAAGTTCGAGCCACCTCGTTATCATAGTATCCATTGCCTAAATATTAATCGTCTTTTAATTTATTACTTCATTTAGTTTTTCCATtgttcatctttttcttctACTCAACAACTCTCAACTAAAACATTAGTTTATAGTTTATACAAACATAGCTACACATTATTAATTGATTAAGTTTTAATTGAGgttgagaaaaaaaacaatgggTAGCTGAACACCTTGGGACAACATAACACAAAATAAAGTATATAACAATCTTTACGAATTTTCAAAAGTCTTATCTCTTTCACAATTAACATATTTCAGTGATTAACTATTAATAATGTATATAGATAATGTATAAACCAGCATTTTCCCACTCCCATTGGGGAAACAATATATTTAGTGGTTCTTAACAATAAGAACagttacaccaaaaaaaacaataagaacAGTAACCACGCGTATGTTATCGGGTGGTACAAGGCGTTCCGTGAATCCATAAGAAATCCGAATTCGAATCCGCTGCTAACTTAGATAAATACGGCGCGTGGTTACTGGAACTTTTCACTTTCTCTCTTCGGGGAAATGTTTACTTTTTTTAGATAATGTATAAAAATGAAAGATTGTCACTTCACTTATATATATTACCTTAAagattattattctttttgatGTAATTAATCTTTAAAAAGTAAGTTGTGTAAGAAAGTAGTATGATAGTAAAATAATTTGTGTTCTCTCTATGCAGCTGAAATGGCAAAGTGCTCGCTGCCTCCTACGTTGAGTGTCTCAAAATACGCTCCGTTAATACATAGTATGAAAGTTTGTAGCTTCAGCTCATTTCCCTCAAAAGTAGTCAATCAATGAAATCACTTTCTCTATGcatatatctaaaatcatacaCATgcatatctatctatatatatatagacatatGAATGCGTTTGTACAAACATGATAATAACATTTTCAAGGTGAAGATTAAGCAGTGATAGGCTCCCTGCAACTTTAAAATTACATCATCAATGGTGTCTGATATCTATTATGGCGGGTTGTTTTTTAAACTACTGGAGCTTTGAACAGATTATAGTATATTGCTAGGTGCCTATTAATATCTGTCATGCAGAAGGTCTGAGTTCCATACTTGATGCTAATTGCTTCACCGAGCTCTTCTTTGTTTGATCTCTATCAAGAACGTGTGAAATGATTGAAATCATTTTCAGGTCCCAAACTATTATAGACATTGGTTAATAAACATTCACCAAAAATAACGAGAAAACCTTTGCTCTGTCTCTTCTCATTGTGTCTTAAAACAAAAACTTTCAACCTTTATCCAAAAATTATACATGATCATGCCTCAAAATGATTCTATTACAGAACATGGGGGTAATGATTCTACACACTCACTCCCAGTTCTCATGACTCGTCTGccaatcatcatcatcttccctCGGCGGCCTCACCACCAAAAGAACCATCCCCAAACTCTCCCCAACACTCCCTTCCTTCAACACCGATCCTTTCTTCAGTTTCAGCCCACTCTCACCCGCCACAAGATAGTACCCATCATCACTCTCCACCGCACTCCTCTCCCTATCCACCACCACAAGCAACGGCTCCTCCTTTCCGTCAGGCAGCACCTTCCTATCATCCCTAAAAGAAACCGCAACACCGCCTCTCCCGATCGCCGCCACGGGCTTCCACGACGGAAGAACCACCCATCTCTTCCACCCTCTCTCCGCCTCAACAACCTTAAACTCCCCTCCCGCATTAATCTCCCTCGGAGCTTCCACAACGTTCCTCTCACCTTCCTCCGCTTTACAGACAGGTAAAACAACAACAGAGCTCGCTCCTGCCACCTCACCGAACTTAAGCCTCACTACAGGAATCGTAACGGCTTTAACTTCCTCCACCTTCAccttctcctcctcttcctccccTCCTATTTAGTAAACCGACCGGTTTAATATTCTGTTACGCGGTTTAATAGTTTGTTACGATTTTAACCAGAAATTAAATATACCTCCGTGCAACTCTTTCTCCAGCTTCTTCTTCGCCTTCTCAGACTCAGCAGCATCCAACGCCAGCTGGAGCATCGACGTCCTCTGCTCCGACGGATTCTTGTTCTCTCTGCTCTGCCTATAATACAAGAACGCGAGGCAATCGCCGGGGAGATTGTAATCGAAATCCACCCAGCCGACGTCTCCGCGGCGGCTAGGGTAATCCTTAATCGCACGCGCGAGGTCCTGAGCCTTTTTCGAGTCGAAGCTCCGATCTATGATGTAAGTCGCGGCGGCGACGCGCTGCGTGGTGCTGAGGAGGCGGATCTCGTAGAGAAGCTCCGCGCCGCCGGTGTCGAAGGCCGCGATGAGCTCCGGTTCGTGGAGGGACTGAGCGATCGAGTCGCGGACCTTGGTGCCGACGATGAGGCGGTTCTGCTCGATGCTGGAGATTCCGGTGAGCTCCTCGATGTTCGGAGGGGTGAGGCCTTCGGCGTAGAGGGAGGAGATGAGGGGGGCGTACTCGAACCAGAGGGCTAAGCGGCCGGCGAGGATTTCGATTTTTCCGGCGGAGTCGAGGGAGCGGAATTGCGGCGGGACGGGGGAGGACGGCGGGCGGAAGGGTTGGTAGAGGTTTTGGCGCGCCGGCGGGTTTTTGGGGATCATGTTTTGCGGTTTGCGGGAGACGTTGGCGGTGACGGTTAGAGTATGTGGTGCTGGGTTAACGGGTCGGGTTATCGGGTTGGTGGGGAACCCATGGGTTGTGGATTGTGTGAAGAGTGAGGATTTGAGGATGGTTGCTGTGAGAGAAACCATGGTGTGTGTGAGTGAGAGGTTGTTAGCAgagtgtgaagaagaagattggTAGAATTTGCCTTATCTCAAGAATTGTTGAGATGTTAACCGATGTTTAACCGGATGTAAACCGGATTGGTTAAAAAGTTCGCATATTCGATCTAGATCTTTTGGGGCCACTTGATATTTCTTCTCTTCTAGTGGAGGATATTGACGTTAACATATCATCGTTAAATCTCTTAAACAAGTGCTGCTGTAATGACTTTTACTGAACAGATATGCTATGTAATGACTAGTGGTAAtttaaatggaaaaaaaaaacggtgAAGGATTcgttttcttcaaaatttgaaaaatgtttCGGTGACTACTAGCCACTAGGTATTAACTCGAATTATAAGTTTTTGTATCCAATTATGCTAATTTAAATACAGCATTTTGTAAACCAAACATATTTAACCTGAAAACGGGACCTATGATACAGTTAGCCCAATAGATCTGAAGACTTCCTAAATAGGCCCaacaagaaaaatcattttaatcTACAATGGGCCGACCATAACCTTCGTTATCACGCATGATATCTCAAACTTTCGACCTAATTAACACCATGATCTCTCAAAATCatcatctatactatactatatATAGGAAAAATACATATGTAGTCTGAATTTTTCTTATGGTACTTCagttaaaatagaaatttattgTCAAATTCAATCAAGTAACCGAATCATCAATTGATACTTTTGATATGTCATCTTCAGAAGTACGGGTACATTCTTCGATTTCAATAGCTTTGGTATAAACAGATTGCAAAAACGTTTTACAATTCATTAACActttaaaaatagttatatttgtAGCTTGCTTCTTTTGGTTGAGGATTATCTACCAAAATAcgattttaatttattagtcaAGTAGTTCAATGATGTTTTggcagattttttttaaatgaatgaAGTTGATCAtctatatatcaatcaaaacgTATATGCCGAAACAAGAATAAAACTTCACATCTTAAATAGTAATCATGGTTTCATGAGTGAGCAAATAAGTTATTAAGCCAGTCGCTTTTCTAAGAATTTGTAAGGAAAAAGTAAACAACAATAAGTTAGATTTGTACATACTTTTTGACCTGAATCACGTGTGTACAATCACATTACCAATCAAAAACAGTAATTTAAATGAAACATGCAAATGAATATgagtaatataaataaataattattagttGTGATAAACTACTAAagtatatctattctattaaaacagcagcaTGACCTATTGATATATGTGTAGTCCAACTgaaattacttttaaaataacTGCTTTATTCTACAAAATACAAAAGTAATACCAAACCTTATATATCATAACCTCTCCTTTTTTGAGCCAAATCGAAACCACTTCTTTTATTCCTATATTTTAAGGATCCACTACTCTTATCTTAACCAATTAAAATCtatgtttatataatatatttgagtATGTAACAAAAATGATGACATGTTCGACTATAATCCCTGTAGCATGTTTCgccaaaaaaatatgttaatatactTTATAAAGAATATGATCATATATGACATGTTCCATATAATTCATCCATATGTGCAATTAAAAAAGCCCAgtgttattcaattttaatgGGTTTTAATGAACGACCTATATATTGTCAAatatgtttgatatatatatatattttaaatggttATATGCactgatttatatatttaataactttaagaatattttaatttatttgtgattttggatattcaaaaaaaagatatttccattgacaattatatataactattagCTATTACTACACGTTGAAATTAAACATAGGTATTCTGATATCTATTCTGGTACGAATCGATTCTTTCAAgtttttgtgtttatatatataaaaattaagtttttcggaaaaaaattaaaacgaaaaatatacccgcccaaAGGGCGGGTTAGAATCTAGTGTTCTAGTATAATAGCATgccaattcaaacaaaaaagttAGTTAAGCAATATACACAATTATTCGACTTGTGAACTTTCGTCCGGAATCAACTACAGTATTAACAAAATAAAGTTATTGAAAATCACGAAAACATTTGCGTCTCGTTTCTCCAGTTGACCCAGTACTCACCATCTATCTCTTTTACCTATATAGAGTTATCTTTTTATACACTATGTATGTATAACAATAAGTCCTCTTCTGCTATTTATCTTCCTGTGTTGTGTCTTAAATGGAAACTTGTGATTATTGATGATTAGTCTGGCGACTtatatctctttctctctcacgcTATAAGTGAGCTTATAATGTTTTTGCAGCTATATATGTGAGCAACTGTCAATGCATTTTGCTATCCATCTACTCTCtctataaaagaaaagaagaaaaacacaaaaagacaataacaaaaattaagaaaaggaaagaaattCAACTTTGATCTCTTCCACTTATATCTCTCAGCTTCAAAGGtctctctcttcctttttttgcaggtttttccaCTTTGTCTCACTATTTCTGCACAACACCATCACCAAAtccatcttttttttgtagCACCTACCTCAATAGTACCAGGAAGTATTTAAGTCCTCTATCTATCTCTTCTTGTAATTAATGAGCCAAGAAGTTACATCCATCCACTTCTAAGTCTCAAGACTAAACctaattttttcattttatgagGTACTAAAAGCCTAATTTCTTCTGGCCTAAAGCTTTCAAAATCAAGAAAAAGAACCCTAATCTCTCCAACCCTACTTTGGATCATATCTTTTTTAAGTTATGGATCTGATCTCTCAAGAGCACAATATCAAGAACCCTAATACCACTCTCACAACacagccttcttcttcttcttcttctccaccatCCTCTAGCCGCTACGAGAACCAGAAACGCCGTGATTGGAACACTTTCTGCCAATACCTTAGAAACCATCGTCCACCGCTCTCGCCACCGTCTTGCAGCGGCGAACACGTCCTAGAGTTTCTGCGTTACCTTGACCAGTTCGGAAAAACCAAAGTCCACCACCAAAACTGCTCTTTCTTTGGCCTCCTAAATCCTCCGGCTCCTTGTCCTTGTCCTCTCCGGCAAGCTTGGGGTTCACTTGACGCCCTTATCGGTCGTCTCCGTGCCGCCTACGAGGAGAACGGTGGAGTTCCAGAGACTAGCCCTTTTGGCTCACGTTCAGTCAGGATTTTTCTCAGGGAGGTTAGAGAGTTCCAGGCTAAATCTCGTGGCGTTAGctacaagaagaagaggaagacggTCAATAACAAGCAAATAACTCAATCGAGTTCTCAGCCGCCTCTACAGCCGCAGCCACAACAGCATCAGCATGGTCAGTCTATTATGtctaattataattaattaccaCGGTCAACTAGATGATATTGTACAACTTCGATAAATGTACGTTCGTATCTATCTATTTATACGTACCATTCCCTTGTATTTGTGTAATGTAATATCCCTACTTTACTCCATCCACCGCTATTGTTTCTTGAACTAgtgttttgtctttttaataattggtcttatatatatatatagattatgaGTATCTTAACCTCTTCTGTAAATCACAATCATTCAAGATAAAACATCAACGTTTTATAAAATCGATTCTCGAACATTACTTAACTAACTGATATCAGATGacgaataaatattttatcctGTCAGTGATAGTAATTAAATTACATAATGTAACAAGTTTTGTCGTTAATAAAACGTATACTATGACACGGAATAAATGCACAGAAAGTTGACGGTGAGTACATATGTAAATACCATATAACAAAGGTAAATAAGACCAACGATTCATGAAGATTGAAGATGAAGAAAATTCATAAGTATAAGCGATACATATCAGTACAAATTGAACCCTAACACTATCATTCATAAAATTATCGACATCTACATCATAGTTACAGTTATGATATAGACATATATGTACACTCATTAGCGTATGAACCTGTGCTAAAATTTTGATGCGGATATACAGTACTTGAATACGAATTGGATTGACAAAGCATTATAGTTGAAAACGTTACACAATATACAAGTTTTTAAAGGTAACTCTAAACCTATCTAGCTATTATTACAAAAGGACAAAATAAGGTCATATTGTCAATTATTGATGACAGCTAATCTTGTGACACACATTTCTTATTAGCCGAATCTGGATTTGACACTTTACCATGAATGATGTATTCAAATAATTCGTGTTACTGCCGCTATTGTGGCGCAGCTCATTTAAAACAACAAAGCGGTTGTTATTTTGTTGAAACAAGCGTCAATGGTTGTTCTAGGGTTTTGTTTGTAatcgtgacaaaaaaaaggcTTTGTCCTGTAACAACTAACAAGTGACCACTGGATCAATATTTCATTtattcaaaatagtttttagtaATTGCGTTTTTGGAGTCTTATATGTTTGAGTCGCTCATATTGCATTGCACTAGCTAGTGATGAAAACAAATACGGCTCAATTTGACAGGCTTTAACCGAGTATCCAAGTGAGATGTATCGGAAAATAATTGCTTAATTCGAACTCTCAAGCAATATATGATTATAGATTTTTcgtcaaaatatgaaaatatattagtcAGAGTAAGTCTGtaattatatttgaatttcTGAATTCAGCAGATTTGAACTTGCAAATAATGGCAACAACGAGCTGAAAAGTCACGAggcaagatatatatatatatatatatatataaattgaatGAATTACTAATTAATCACGTACAGTATCATGTGTCAATCAAACGATTAAAGATAAATAAGGATACGAGAGCGTGTTACCTGTTTGCGTCACGTATTCACGTGTGTACCTCTGGTACATGGTCCCTCATCAGTAAAAGCTTTGCAGAATTAGAATAGTCAGTTCTGTCGAGCCATGAGAGTTGAAATCGTATAGACTAGTTACCTTGATGTTTCGGCTAAGGCTATTGCAATAACCACTTCGAAAGTCTGGAGACATGCAGTTTATACGTCCGTACGAGGTAGGTTTCATAGCTGTAAGAAAAATAGCATTATCTTTTGTTGGAAACTGCTTTTGCTTTATTTGGCAAACCTGTGGATTTGCTCTATTTGGGAGGGgccatgtttatatatatatatatatatatatatatatatatatatatatatatatttttttttttttttttttttttttttttttaaagtcttGCACGTTTGTTTACTGAGAGTCAGTCATaactcataaatatatatagtactTGCCAGCGAAAAAGTTAATACGACTACAGTTTTGGATTCTTGAccatatttgttttgaagactTTTCAGAATTTGTAgtttaaaatcaaaaaaataaaaatggtagGAAAAAAAATCCGAATATGAGTAACTCATTTATCTTTCTTTCTGGTTACCGTgcaagagagagaagagagagaagagagagaaagtagatctGGTTCCGGTGAGCGGTCGGCGCGTCGGCGCGCGTGCCGTCACCGGAACCGCTTGTCCTTCCTTGTCCGTTTAAGCAGTCCGTTTTTTGGCTCTCTTCCCTTGATTCGCCTTGCCGGAGTTCTGGTTTAGCTCTCATCCGGAGGCGCTAGCTCGAGGAGTGAACCGCCATCTACGGTGGATGGGTTGCTGGAGTGAAGGCGCAGTCGCGTGGAGGGGTAAAGTGTGGTGAAGT comes from the Brassica rapa cultivar Chiifu-401-42 chromosome A01, CAAS_Brap_v3.01, whole genome shotgun sequence genome and includes:
- the LOC103850044 gene encoding rubisco accumulation factor 1.2, chloroplastic, with product MVSLTATILKSSLFTQSTTHGFPTNPITRPVNPAPHTLTVTANVSRKPQNMIPKNPPARQNLYQPFRPPSSPVPPQFRSLDSAGKIEILAGRLALWFEYAPLISSLYAEGLTPPNIEELTGISSIEQNRLIVGTKVRDSIAQSLHEPELIAAFDTGGAELLYEIRLLSTTQRVAAATYIIDRSFDSKKAQDLARAIKDYPSRRGDVGWVDFDYNLPGDCLAFLYYRQSRENKNPSEQRTSMLQLALDAAESEKAKKKLEKELHGGGEEEEEKVKVEEVKAVTIPVVRLKFGEVAGASSVVVLPVCKAEEGERNVVEAPREINAGGEFKVVEAERGWKRWVVLPSWKPVAAIGRGGVAVSFRDDRKVLPDGKEEPLLVVVDRERSAVESDDGYYLVAGESGLKLKKGSVLKEGSVGESLGMVLLVVRPPREDDDDWQTSHENWE
- the LOC103850046 gene encoding protein LIGHT-DEPENDENT SHORT HYPOCOTYLS 2 codes for the protein MDLISQEHNIKNPNTTLTTQPSSSSSSPPSSSRYENQKRRDWNTFCQYLRNHRPPLSPPSCSGEHVLEFLRYLDQFGKTKVHHQNCSFFGLLNPPAPCPCPLRQAWGSLDALIGRLRAAYEENGGVPETSPFGSRSVRIFLREVREFQAKSRGVSYKKKRKTVNNKQITQSSSQPPLQPQPQQHQHGQSIMSNYN